DNA from Candidatus Deferrimicrobium sp.:
TCCGGCTCCCGCGCGCCTTCGCGTACACGGGCGGCATCGACGAGGGGTATCCGAAGTAGGTGTTGAACGCTTCCTTCCCAACGTAGCTTCCCTTGATCTTCCACCGGCCGTCGTTGACCACGAGGGCCGCCAGCGCAAGCCGCGGCGACCCGACGGGCGCGACCCCGGCGAACCATTCGAAGTGGACGTTCGGCGTCCATCCGGAGAGCGACCCGGTCTTCCCGGCGACGTCCATGTCGGACAGGAGCGGGGTCCGCTCGGGGTTCCCGAACGTCCGGTGCGACGTCCCCATCTCGACCGTCTTCACCATCATCCGGACGACGGCGTTGGCCGTCTCGGGCAGAACCGTGTCCCGCCATTTCATCGGGGAAGACTCGTACAACGGCGTCCCGTCGCGGTCCTCGATCCGGTCGATCAGGACAGGGCGGGGCATGGCGCCGCCCGAGGCGATCGCGGACATGATCATCGCCATGTGGAGCGGGGAGACGTACACCTCGCCGAACCCCGCGCCGGTGCGGGCGAGCTCGTATTCATCCCTCGGAACCTCTCCGCGGCTCGGCTCCACCGGGAGGTCGAAGGGGATCGCCTGGCCGAATCCGAACTTGGTCAGGTACTCCTCGAGCACAGGCCCGCCGACGTGGTTGACCGCCACCTTTCCGAACACGGCGTTGGCGGAGCGGGCGATCGCCTCCTCAAGGGTCATGCTCGGGGTTCTCTTCCCGTCCTTGGCGTGGAGCCCGCTGCGCGAAATGCCGTAGATCCCGCCGCGATAGCTGATCTCGTCCTGGGGGGAAACCTTCCCCCGCTCGATGGCGGCGGAAGCGGTGATCACCTTGATCAGGGAGGCGGCCGGGTAGATCGCCTTCAACGGCAGCCACGGGTCGGACTCGCCGCCCCGGCGGTACCCGACGAGGGCGACCACGCGGCCGGTGTCCGGCTCCATCGCGGCGAACACGCCGTACAGGGGGTTGAACCGCCGGAACAGTTCGAAGATCTGCGTCTGGAGCTCCTCGTTCAGGGAGAGCGTCACCCGGTTCCCGTTCGGAAGAAGGCCCTCCGGCCGCCCGGCCTGCAGGAGAGTATGGAGATCCGAGGGGGAGAACCCGTGATCGAACGCGCCTCCGCCGGCCTCTGGCGCGGAACGCGTGGGCCGGGATAGCTGGTAGCGGTTCGCGGCCAGGACCGCGGTCGCCAGCGCCCAACCGGCGAGCAGGACGATCCCCGCCGCCAAGATCCTGCGAAGCCCCTTCTTGTGCGGGCACCGTGTCATGCTTTCCTCGCCAGGCATACCAGCGCCTCGGATCCGGGGTTAAATTCGGAACGCGCGAAATCCCCGTAGAAACGGATATCGCCGAACCCCGCGTTCGCCAGCATTTCCCAGAGATCGTCGGGGTAGACCGGATACAGCGGAATCTCGTTCCGCACGATCTGCGGCCCGTCCGGGCCGGCAAGCCGGAGGGAGGTCCGGAAGACCACCCGGCGGTCGCCCTCCCATTCGTACTTTCGCCGGAATTCGATCGACCCTTCGGACGCCCGGATCATCGGCAGCTCGGTCACCCTCTCGCGCAGGAGCCGCTCGTAGTTCAGGATCTGGAGCAGGAGTGTGCCGGAACGGGAAAGCGCCCCCGATGCGTCCGCGAGAAACCGGGACTCCTCGTCCTGCGGAACGTGGACCAGCGAGTTGCCGAGGCACATCAGGAGATCGGAGGGGGAGGTGACAAGACGCGCCAGATCCGAAAAGGAACCCGTCTCGATCCGGGTTTTCGGGTACGCGGCGAGCTTGCGCCGCGCGATGGCGACCAGCGACGGGTCGGGATCGAATCCGAAACAGGAAAGTCCGGCGACGGCGAACGGCTGGAGCTGCGATCCGGTCCCGCACCCGCAGTCGACGACGGTGCGCGCCCCCCCGTCATCCATCAGGGTGTCGAAGAGAGCACGCTGTTCCGGAGACACCGGGAACAGGTCATCGTAGACCAGGCTGATATCCGAATAGAACGCCAACCGCCCTCCTCGGGGGCATTGTAGCAGGAACCATCCTGCATGAAAAAATAAAAAAACATCCCCGCTCCTCCAGCCATCTTTTACGAGTCTCTTATCGGCAAATCCCCGACATATCTTTAGATACGCCCGCGGTTGCGGATATTGAAACGATGTCATCCGCCGATGATCGATTTCCCGAACCGCGGGTCCGTCTCCGTCGCGCTTCCGCCCGCCTTTTCGCCGCCGGGGAATCCGCCGCCGACCGGGGCGACCACCACCGGCTGCGCCACGTCGAGTCGGTTATCGAAGGGGGACGTATCCTCCCAGACGAAGGCCTGCGCCCCGATCTTGTACTCGCCGGGGGCGACCCCGCGGGTGTCCCAGACGAACGACAACCGGTACAATCGCTGCCCGGGGGACATCCCCCAGGTGAAGAGCTGCCGCGCCACCACCTTCCCGTTGACCAGCAGCTCTGCGTTCGTGGCCTGCATCCCCTCGGCCTTGTTCTCGATCACCACGTCGACGTGGATCACGTCCCCCGCGTGTGCGCGCACCGGGGCGACCTTCACCTGCCGGACCGCCAGGTCGATATTCGCTTGTCCACCGCCTCCCCCACCCTGACCCGCCAGAAGAACGGTATCCGATGTCCCCGCGGATACCGCTCCCCAGGGGAGGACGACCGTCGCCAGAACCCACATCGCAAGTCCCAACCCCCGTATCGCTCCCCGCATCGCCGTATCCCCCAAGACAACATATTTCCCATTGCCCGTTCCCTTTGGATGCCTGAACCGGCGAAAACGTTGTAGCCCCGAAATTGCGAATACCACGCATATACAATATATTCCATACGCAAGGCTCGTGAAAGGAAACCGATCTGATGCAGCGTCTCGCCGCCGCGGCCCTGTTCATCGCTCTCACGCTCGCGTTCCTCCCTTCCGCCGGGGCGGCGGAGCCGTTGCGGGTCCTGGCCTCCTTCCTGCCGATGGAGATCTTCACCCGGAACGTCGTCGGAGACACGCCGGGAGTCACCGTCGAGATGATGCTCCCGGCCTCGCTGGGCTGCCCCCACGACTACGCCCTCACCCCCGGCGACATGAAGAAGATCGCCTCCGCCGATCTTTTCATCGCGAACGGGCTCGGCATGGAGGAGTTCCTCGGAGAGCCGGTCCGGCGGGCGAACCCGAAGATCCGGATCGTGGAATCCGCCCGCACCGTCCTGCCCCTCCGTGGCGAACACGATCACGGGGACGTCAACCCGCACACGTGGGTGAGCCCCCGGAACGCGATCCTCCAGGTGCGGGAGATCGAGAAGGCGCTCTCCGCCGCGAGGCCGGGCGGCGCGGCCTCTTTCCGGCGGAACGCCGACGCGTATGTTTCCCGCCTGTCGGCGCTGGCTGCGGAACTCGATGCGGCGGCGAAGACGTTCCGTCGCAGGAACATCGTCACCTTCCACAACGTCTTCGACTACCTCGCGAGGGACCTCGGCCTGACCGTGGTCGGAGAGATCGAGACGGCACCAGGGCAGGAGCCGTCGGCGGGAGAGATCCGGAATCTGTCGCGCACGATCCGGGAGAGGAAGGTCCCGGCGGTCTTCTCCGAGCCCCAATACTCCCCCAAGATCGCCGAGGCGCTGGCGAGGGAGGCGGGGGTCCCCGTGAGGATGCTGGACCCCGTCGCCACCGGTTCCCCGGGCCGAACGGCGTACGAAGACGCGATGCGACGGAACCTTTCCACGCTCAAGGAGGCGCTGTCGGACCGATGACCGGGAGCGAACGACTCCACACGCTCGAGATCCGCAGCCTCACCGTCCGGAAGGGAGGAGTGGAGATCCTGTCGGGGATCGACGCCGACCTCCGGTGCGGGGAGGTCACCGCCCTCGTCGGCCCCAACGGCGCGGGAAAGACCACCCTGCTCCTCGCGATCCTGGGCCAGGTGCCGTACACGGGGGAGATCCGTTTCTGCCGCGCGGCGGAGCACGGCGACGGAGCCCCCCGCATCGGGTACGTGCCGCAGCGCTTCCCCCTGGACCCGGACGCGCCGATCACGGTGCTCGACTTCTTCGCGCTCTCCGCCCAGCGGCGCCCTGTCTTCCTCCGCGCCTCCCGCCGCACGCGGGAGGCCGCCCGGGAGAGCCTCGAGAGGGCCGGCGTCGCCCACCTGCTCCAAAGCCCCCTGGGGCGGCTCTCCGGCGGGGAACTTCAGCGGGTGCTGTTCGCCCTCGCGTTGCGGGACGCCCCCGATATCCTGCTGCTCGACGAGCCGGTCTCCGGCGTCGACGTCGCGGGAGAGGAGCTGTTCTGCGACTTCCTGTCCAAGGTCCAGCGCGACTCCCGCTTCAGCCTCCTGCTGGTCAGCCACGACCTGTCGGTGGTGACGCGGCACGCCGACCAGGTGATCTGCCTCAACCGCCGCCTCGTGTGCAGCGGCGCGACCACGGAGGTGCTCACCCCGGAGAACCTGGCCGCGATGTACGGGGCCGACGCCCACCTGTTCCGCCACGCCCACGCGGACGGGCACGGGCACCTGCACGACGACTGGGGGGAATAAGCCCCGATGGAAACGATCCTCCCCGGCGTGTACGCCCTGATGGACCGGCTGCTCCCGTTCGCGTTCGCGGAACCGGCGTTCATGAAGCGCGCGCTCCTCTCGCTGCTTCTCACGGCCCCCGCGGCGGCCGCGCTCGGTGTCCCGCTGGTCCAGCACCGGATGGCCTTCTTCTCCGACGCGATCGGCCACTCCGCCTTCACCGGCGTGGCACTCGGGATCCTCTTCGGCGTCTCCCCCTCCTGGGCGATGGTCGCGTTCGGCGTACTCGTCGCCGTCGCCATCACCCTGGTCAAGGGACGCACCGAGCTCTCGTCGGACACGGTCATCGGCGTCTTCTTCTCCACCGTCGTCGCCCTCGGAATCGCGATCATCAGCCGGGAGAAGGGTTTGACGCGGAACCTGCAGGCGTTCCTGTACGGCGACCCGCTCGCCGTCACCGACGCCGAGCTTCTGTGGATGGCCGCCCTCTTCCTGCTCGTTGCCGCGTACCTGTTCTTCCTCTACAACCAGATCCTGTTGCTGGGGATCCACGAGGGATTCGCCCGGACGAAGGGAGTCCGCGTGCCGGCCGTGGAGATCTCCTTCGCGCTGGTCGTCGCCCTCGTGGTGACCGCCGCGATCCACACCGTGGGGATCCTGCTGGTCACCGCCCTGCTCGTCATCCCCGCCGCCGCCGCCCGCAACGTCGCCCGGGGGGCCGCCTCTGCCCTCTGGGTCTCGGTGGGAATCGCCGCGCTTTCGGGAGGCGCAGGGATCGTCGCCTCTTGGTATCTCGATACGGCCACCGGCGCGACCGTCGTCCTTGTCGCCGCGGCCTGTTTCGCCGTCACCGCGCTGTACCGGGTCACCCGCCCGAGCGAATAAACGGCCGTCGATCTTTTCCGTTGCGCCTCTTCCCGGCGCCACTCTATAATGATTGTTAGCATTCTTTCTCTTTAATATCCCAATCGAATCGGAGGATGTATGGCAAAGCTGAAGGGGTCACGCACGGAGCACAACCTGATGGCCGCGTTCGCCGGCGAGTCGCAGGCGCGGAACCGGTACACCTTCTACGCGGGGATCGCTTCGAAGGAGGGACACGAGGGGATCGCCGCCAATTTCCTCGAGACGGCGGAGCACGAGAAGGTGCACGCAAAGAGGTATTTCGGGCTTCTCGAGGGACTGGACGTGGAGATCAAGGCGGGGTATCCGGGCAAAATCGGGAGCACCGCAGTGAATCTCGAGGCCGCCGCCGCCGGAGAGCACGAGGAGTGGGCGAACCTCTACCCGACGTTCGGGAAGATCGCCGAGGAGGAAGGGTTCGCCGCCCCCGCCGCGATGTTTCACCGTGTCGCCGAGGTCGAGGTGGAGCACGAGAAGAGGTACCTGCGGCTCCTCGGCCACGTGAAGAACGGGACACTGTACAAACGGGAGAAGCCGATACGCTGGAAGTGCGCGAAATGCGGCCGGATCCACGAGGGGACCGAGGCCCCGGAGCGGTGCGCCACCTGCGGCCATCCGCAGGGGTGGTTCATCCCCCTCGAGGCGAACTACTGATCCAAAGGATAAGGGCGGCAGCCCCTGACGGGCTGCCGCCCCCGATTTCCCCTCCGCCGCCGGCGGGATTTCCTGCCCTCGGCGACGTTTTTTGGGCCGGCTTACTGCGGGCCCGGGTTCTCGAAGCGGGCCTTCTCCTTCGCCATCGCCTCCCGGCCGGCGTCGTACGCAGACTTGATCACGGACCGCTCCTCGTCGATAAACTTCTCCACCTTCTGCTTCACGTCGCCGGTCCACTCCTCCGACTTCTTCTTGAGGTCCTCCGCCAGTCCGCCGATCCGCTCCCGGGCCTCGCGCCCGGAAACCGGTGCGTAGAGCAGGGCGAGCCCCGCTCCGACCAGCCCGCCTGCCAGGAACGCCATGAGGATCCCGCCGGAACCGTTACAGCACCTTTCGTCGCTCATTTCCCTACCTCCTTTCGAACGATCCGATCGAGAATGTGAGACGTCGCCGCCTTGAACCCCACGAGAACCGAGGCCGTGCTGATCAGGGCCGGGGCCAAGGCGTGTTCGAACACTTTCGAGATCACATCCACCGGTCCGCGGAGAGAGCGGATCCCCTCGGTGAAGTGCGTCACGTTGGAAACCACTTGCTCTACATCGGAAATGATCTCCCGGACGGCCGCGTTCGTCTTGCGCGCATCCTCGGCGGTCATCTCGAACTGCCGGAGCGACTCGTCGAGCCGCTGCGTGATCTGTTCCACGTTCCTTTTGATCGACAGGAGCACGACCGACATGACCGCCACGAAAACCACCACGGCGACCGCGAGGGCGATGTACAATATCGACTGCGCGTCCAAGGGCTACCTCCCGGGGCATCGATGGGATCGGGAACGCCAAGCCAGCTTTAAAATACCTTAAAGGGGCAGGAAACCGCAATCGCTCCGTCGCCAGGATACAATGGGAGTGGGAACCGGATCGCAAGCGCGCGTGTCAATCTAAGGGGGAAGGATTTGGAGAGTCCGGGAGGAAAAGGACAACCCGTTGATCTCCTCGTGGAAGCGTTCCGGAAGGGGAAGCCGGGAGCCTTCGAGGCGATCGTTCAGGCGCACCAGGATCGCGTCTATTCCTTCTGCGCCCGGATGCTCTCCGACCGGGAGGACGCCCTCGATGCGGCGCAGGAGGTGTTCCTCTCCGCCTGGCGAAACCTCTCGAGATTCCGGGGGGAGGCCGCCCTGTCGACGTGGCTGTTGCGGATCGCCGCGAACCGCTGCCTGAACCGGATCCGGCGCCGCAAATCCCTCTCGGAGCGCGAAGCTCCCTGGCCGGAGTCGCCCGGAGAAGAGGGGGAAGCCATCATCTTCCAGCCGGCGGGCGGCGAGGCCGACCTCCCGGACCGGCTCGCGGAGACCGGCGAGATGAGGGAGATCCTGACGGAAGCGCTGTCACAGCTCGACCCGGGCTCCCGGTGGATGGTGCTCCTCTCGGATGTGGAGGGGTTCTCGTACGAGGAAATCGCCGACCTCGCCGAGGTGCCGTTGGGAACCGTGAAGTCCCGGCTGCACCGCGCGCGGATGGCGATGCGGCGACTGCTGTCGCCGGTGGCGTGAAGAATGGACACGATGAATTGCACACTCGCCCGTAACCTGTTGTCCGAGTACCAGGACGGCGCCCTGGACGATGGCGCCGCGGCGGCGCTGGCCGCCCACCTCCGGGGATGCGGCGAATGCGCCGGCTGCGCCGACTCGCTCCTTGCGGTGCGGGAGGCGCTGCGGACCCTGCCTCCCGATCCCGCCCCCCCGGAACTGCTCGCGAGGACGCTTGCGGCGGTCGAGGCGGAGGACCGGGACGCCCATGCGAATTCCGCCGCGGGCGGGACGGACGCGACGAGGCCGTTTCTCTCCCGGTTCCGGATCCCCCTCGAGGCGGCCGCGGCCGTCCTGCTGTTCGCCTCCGTTTACTGGTACCAGCGAACCTCCACTCCCCCTGTCCGCCCGCCGTCGGCTCCGATCGCGCAGGCTCCTACCGCGCAGGCTCCCGAATCGACGCCCCGGATCGACGTTTCCCCCGAAGCGTCCCGCAGCGCCGCGAACGTCCCGCCCCCGGCGATCCGCCTCCCGCGCGGGAAAACGAAGACAGCAAAAAAGGAAGAAGCCCCTGCCGTGGCCAAACCCCGGACCTGGAACGCGGCGGACCTGCCGTCGGCGCCGGTGACCCTTGCGAGCACAAATTCCGAGCGGATCGTACCGGTCGCCCAGTTCAACGGGCCGACGACCGATCCCGCGGCGGCGGGAACCTCGGCCGGCGGGAGGGGTAGAGCCGATACGGAAGGAGGCGCGGATTTCCGCCTGTCGCGGTTCTTCGCCGCGCCCCCGTCCCGTCTCCTGCGCCCCCTGCCGTACGGACGGGACATCGTGGTGGACGTGGAACCGGGGAGCCGTGAGGGGGCGGAGGAGCGGATCGCCGAGGCGGCGATGCGGTTGGGCGGCATCTTCGAACGGATCGATCGCGGCGCCGGCGAGGCGGCTCCGAGCGCCTCGGGGATCGTCCGGGTGATCCTCCCCGAGTTCGCGGCGACACGGTTCCTCGAAGAGATGGGCCGGATCGGCAAGATCCCGCCGGAGGGGGCCCCGGCGGCGACCGACCTCCCCGCGGGCCCGCGGCCCGGCACGGTCGCCTACGCGGTCCACATCCGGGTCAGATGAACTCCCCTCCGGCGTAGCGGAGGGCGGCCTCCCTGAGGCGCGTCCGCTCCCGCAGGTACCTCTCCCGCATCTCGCGCAGCCACTCCCCGTGGCCATGCATCGACGCGTCCCCGCGCCAGCTGTGGGCCGGAGGAACGGTCCGAAGGAGCACCCGGCCGTCCTCCAAACGGACGCTGCCTCCGGCGCCGCACAGAAGGCAGTAGACCCGGTCGCCGCCGCGGAACTCGAAATATGTCCCGCCGCACTCCGTGCACGACGGGGACGCGGCCGGTCTCGGCACGGGGTCGACCAACGCTTCCGCCAGCGCGGCCCCCGAGGAGATCGCCTCCTCCAAGAGGAGCGCCTCCCCGGGCAGGGCGGCCCGGATCACGGCCCGCCCCTTCACGTTCATCCCCATCCCGTGGAGGAAGTTCTCGACGCCGAGGAGCGCGTGCCCCTCCCCGTCCCGCACGCCCGCGACGGCCACCGCCAGCGCCGGCTTTCCATCGAGCGCGTCGACGTGCTTCCAGAACTGCAGACCCCGGTCGAGGAACCGCTGCAGGGACGAGTTCGGCCCCCGCAGGTACGTCGGGGCGGCCACGATCAAGGCGTCGGCGGAGACGATCGCTTCCAGCACCGTTCCGAAATCGTCCTGCAAGGGACAATCCCCCGACAGGCAGCGGTAACACGCTTTGCAGGGACGAATCTCCTTCCCGGCGAGCCGCACGATGCGCAGCCGGACGGGAGGGGGGAGCTTTTCCGCGATCGCCTTGACGATCAGTTCGCAGTTCCCCATCTTCCGGGGAGACGCGACGATTCCGAGCAATTCCATCATTTCCCTCCCCGGTAAGCGTCGAAGATCGCCCGGAAGCGGCGGCATCCCTCGAACCGGAGGTACGGAATCACCTCCGCCGTCCCTTCCGGGCTCATCGGAACGAACTTCCCCTTGGCGCGGGCGCACACTTTCCCGCCGCAACGGATTTCCCCCTCGCAGTAGGAGAGCCTTCCCGCGTCCTCGAGAAGCCGGCTGCGGACCTCGATCTCCTCGCCGACCGGCGCGGGGGAGAGGAACTTCACCGTGAGCTCGCCGGTGACGTACAGGGGGTGCTTCTTGCCGAACACGGTGGCGGCCCACCCCATCGTTTCGTCGAGGAGCGCGGAAACGACCCCGCCGTGGGCGACGTTCTTGTACCCGTTGAGGTGGGGGGGGAGGATCACCCTTCCGAGGACTTCGTTCCCCTCCACGAAGAACCTTGCCCGGACTCCGGAGCGGTTCTCTTCCCCGCAGAGGAAACATCCCGAGGAGTGCGGCAGGTACTCCCTCTCAGACGGGTCCCGTGGCATACGGCTATCTTACCAGAGGCATGCTCCCCGTAAACGAAAAGGGCGCCACCCGATACGGGGCGGCGCCCGGGGAGCGGCCCTGCGCCGTCCTCAGCGGACGACGACTTCCTTGTTCATCAGCTTGAAGATAACGATGATGAGGATGATGAGGATCGCCAGCCCGATGAGGATCCCGACGGCGCTGTCCGCCCCCGCCGCCGCCCGGTCAGTCAGCGCCGCCAGGCGGTGCAGGTCCTGCGCGCTCATCGCCTTCACCTTCGCCATCGCTTCCGTGGGCGACACGCCGTAGTCGACCAGCTTCTGGACGACGACCTTGTTCTCGAGGAAGGACTGGACCTTCGCCATATCCTCCGCGCGGCTGCCCGTGTCGGAGAGGCTGGAGGCGATCACGCCCGCCTCGGCGACACCACGGACCGACCCGAGCACGCCCATCCACCCGGCCATCATCACCGCCACCACCACGAACCAGCCAGCCTTGCGCACCATCGCCATCGCACACCTCCCCATTGGGTTATCGTGCAAAGAAACGCCGTTCTCTTTTTCCGCAATTGTGGCAGATCCCCCGGGGCCCGGTCAACCCCGCCGTGCGTTCATTCGAGGACGCGGATCGGCATCACGATCATCGGGTGACCGGAAAAGACGAGCTTTTTCTGTGCGATAAACGCCGTCTGGTTGTGGAGCAGCTTGTTGAAGAAATTCTCCTCCTGGAAGACGAGCTGCCCGGCGAAGAAGACGACGTTGGGGAAATCGGCCGCGACATCCGGCGCCATCCCCTGGAGCACCTCGATCACGTCCGTGCCCACGCGGTACCGCGCCTCCGCGTAGTAGCCGTGACCCTTCACGAACTCGACGTAATTCGCGAGCTGCCCCCGCAGGTTTTCCGAGAGATTCTCGATCTCCGCCACCCCCTTGAACCGGCTGGTGTCGATCACACCCACGGACAGGAAGAGGAAGTTCCGGAACGTCCCGGGGAAGGACCGGATGATCGAGAAGAAGACGTGCATCCCGAGACCGTTGTACCCGGAAACGAGGATGGCGGCGGTGGGGGCCTGCCGCCGGACGATCGGCTCCTGGGCGGCCGCCGTCGTCAGGGAGGGAAGATTGAGGAGCAGGTCGTCGAGGCGGCGGAGATGTCCGGCCGCCTTGCGGTAGTGGCTTCGGATGACGAACGCCGCCGCGCAGAACGACCCCGTGATCAGCAGGGTGATCCAGCCGCCCTCGGGGAATTTCATCCAGATGGTGACGCAGAGGATCGACGCCGTGAGGAGGAAACCGAGCCCGTTGATCGCCAGCCCGGATCTCCACTCCCCTGCCGACGCACGGTCCTTCCACCAGTGCCGGCACATTCCGAACTGCGACAGGCTGAAAGTCAGGAAGACGTTGATGGAGTACATGATGACGAGGTACCGGACCGAGCCCCTGGTGATGAAGAGCATCAGGAACGCCATCCCCCCCATGAAGTAGACCCCGTACTTCGTCACCAGCCGCTCGGAGAGGTGGGCGAACCGGTGGGGCATGTAGGAGTCGACCGCCATGTTGGAGAGGACCTGCGGACCGCCGAGGAAGCCGGTCTGCGCCGCGACGAACAGCAGCACCGCCTCGGTGAGGAGGACGAAGGCGATCAGGAAATGCGCGCCGCTTCCCTGCCAGAAACCCGTCACCAGCCCGCCGAAAAGGACGGCGTTGAGCGTCTTTCCGTGGACGGGCGTAACGCCGTTCAGGACGTAGCCGAGGATGATCCCGCCCGCCATGAAGGCGAGGGAGAAGGCGAGATACGCCATCGCGCGCTTCCCCGTATGCACGCGCGGCTCCCGCAGCGTCTGCATCGAGTTGCTGACCGCCTCGATCCCGGTGTACGTGCCCGCGCCCATCGAATAGGCCCGAAGGAGAAGCGCCCCGACCCCCAGCCAGCCGATTTCCCGGGACGCGGCGGAGAGTTCGCCGGAAACTCGGACGGTCACGGCGGGAAGGTCGCCGGCGTGGCGGAACACGGCGTAGAGGATCAGCGGAACGTGGGTGAGCAGGAAGGCGACGAAGATCGGCGTGAGGGCGACGACCGATTCCTTGACCCCCCGCAGGTTGAGCCAGATGAGGAGGAAAAGGACGAGGACGATGAACCAGAACTTGTGGGCGAGCCACGACGCCGGAAGGAAGCTGAAGATGGCGTCCGCCCCCGCCGCAACCGAGATCGTGATCGTCAGGACGTAGTCGATGACGAGCGCCGAGCCCGAGACCACCCCCGCCTTCTCCCCGAGGAGCTTCGACGCGACGATGTACCCTCCGCCGCCGGAGGGGAACGCCTCGATGATCTGCGCGTAGCTCCCCGAGATGATGAAGACGGTGAGCACCGTGGCCGCCGCGACGAAAAGGGCGAGAACCGTGTGCCCCCCGAGGGCAAGGTACGCCTCCTCCGGGCCGTACGAGGAGGAGGAGATCCCGTCCGCGCCCAGCCCCACCCACGCGAAGAAGGCGATGAGGGAGACGTTGTGGAAGATCTTCGGGTCGAACAGGTCCCGGGGGGCGCCCAGCAGGACCCGCTTCACCCGCTCGTAGATCGGGATCCGGCGCATCATTTCCGACGGCCCCGG
Protein-coding regions in this window:
- a CDS encoding penicillin-binding transpeptidase domain-containing protein; translation: MTRCPHKKGLRRILAAGIVLLAGWALATAVLAANRYQLSRPTRSAPEAGGGAFDHGFSPSDLHTLLQAGRPEGLLPNGNRVTLSLNEELQTQIFELFRRFNPLYGVFAAMEPDTGRVVALVGYRRGGESDPWLPLKAIYPAASLIKVITASAAIERGKVSPQDEISYRGGIYGISRSGLHAKDGKRTPSMTLEEAIARSANAVFGKVAVNHVGGPVLEEYLTKFGFGQAIPFDLPVEPSRGEVPRDEYELARTGAGFGEVYVSPLHMAMIMSAIASGGAMPRPVLIDRIEDRDGTPLYESSPMKWRDTVLPETANAVVRMMVKTVEMGTSHRTFGNPERTPLLSDMDVAGKTGSLSGWTPNVHFEWFAGVAPVGSPRLALAALVVNDGRWKIKGSYVGKEAFNTYFGYPSSMPPVYAKARGSRKWTRPHRTAGKGEPTVKAKPKKAGKGTKARKARKRHPAKTAEKGAGKPLAGNGSIARAGG
- a CDS encoding class I SAM-dependent methyltransferase, producing MAFYSDISLVYDDLFPVSPEQRALFDTLMDDGGARTVVDCGCGTGSQLQPFAVAGLSCFGFDPDPSLVAIARRKLAAYPKTRIETGSFSDLARLVTSPSDLLMCLGNSLVHVPQDEESRFLADASGALSRSGTLLLQILNYERLLRERVTELPMIRASEGSIEFRRKYEWEGDRRVVFRTSLRLAGPDGPQIVRNEIPLYPVYPDDLWEMLANAGFGDIRFYGDFARSEFNPGSEALVCLARKA
- a CDS encoding metal ABC transporter substrate-binding protein, which gives rise to MQRLAAAALFIALTLAFLPSAGAAEPLRVLASFLPMEIFTRNVVGDTPGVTVEMMLPASLGCPHDYALTPGDMKKIASADLFIANGLGMEEFLGEPVRRANPKIRIVESARTVLPLRGEHDHGDVNPHTWVSPRNAILQVREIEKALSAARPGGAASFRRNADAYVSRLSALAAELDAAAKTFRRRNIVTFHNVFDYLARDLGLTVVGEIETAPGQEPSAGEIRNLSRTIRERKVPAVFSEPQYSPKIAEALAREAGVPVRMLDPVATGSPGRTAYEDAMRRNLSTLKEALSDR
- a CDS encoding metal ABC transporter ATP-binding protein translates to MTGSERLHTLEIRSLTVRKGGVEILSGIDADLRCGEVTALVGPNGAGKTTLLLAILGQVPYTGEIRFCRAAEHGDGAPRIGYVPQRFPLDPDAPITVLDFFALSAQRRPVFLRASRRTREAARESLERAGVAHLLQSPLGRLSGGELQRVLFALALRDAPDILLLDEPVSGVDVAGEELFCDFLSKVQRDSRFSLLLVSHDLSVVTRHADQVICLNRRLVCSGATTEVLTPENLAAMYGADAHLFRHAHADGHGHLHDDWGE
- a CDS encoding metal ABC transporter permease; translation: METILPGVYALMDRLLPFAFAEPAFMKRALLSLLLTAPAAAALGVPLVQHRMAFFSDAIGHSAFTGVALGILFGVSPSWAMVAFGVLVAVAITLVKGRTELSSDTVIGVFFSTVVALGIAIISREKGLTRNLQAFLYGDPLAVTDAELLWMAALFLLVAAYLFFLYNQILLLGIHEGFARTKGVRVPAVEISFALVVALVVTAAIHTVGILLVTALLVIPAAAARNVARGAASALWVSVGIAALSGGAGIVASWYLDTATGATVVLVAAACFAVTALYRVTRPSE
- the rbr gene encoding rubrerythrin — translated: MAKLKGSRTEHNLMAAFAGESQARNRYTFYAGIASKEGHEGIAANFLETAEHEKVHAKRYFGLLEGLDVEIKAGYPGKIGSTAVNLEAAAAGEHEEWANLYPTFGKIAEEEGFAAPAAMFHRVAEVEVEHEKRYLRLLGHVKNGTLYKREKPIRWKCAKCGRIHEGTEAPERCATCGHPQGWFIPLEANY
- a CDS encoding YtxH domain-containing protein — protein: MSDERCCNGSGGILMAFLAGGLVGAGLALLYAPVSGREARERIGGLAEDLKKKSEEWTGDVKQKVEKFIDEERSVIKSAYDAGREAMAKEKARFENPGPQ
- a CDS encoding sigma-70 family RNA polymerase sigma factor, encoding MESPGGKGQPVDLLVEAFRKGKPGAFEAIVQAHQDRVYSFCARMLSDREDALDAAQEVFLSAWRNLSRFRGEAALSTWLLRIAANRCLNRIRRRKSLSEREAPWPESPGEEGEAIIFQPAGGEADLPDRLAETGEMREILTEALSQLDPGSRWMVLLSDVEGFSYEEIADLAEVPLGTVKSRLHRARMAMRRLLSPVA
- a CDS encoding zf-HC2 domain-containing protein, translated to MDTMNCTLARNLLSEYQDGALDDGAAAALAAHLRGCGECAGCADSLLAVREALRTLPPDPAPPELLARTLAAVEAEDRDAHANSAAGGTDATRPFLSRFRIPLEAAAAVLLFASVYWYQRTSTPPVRPPSAPIAQAPTAQAPESTPRIDVSPEASRSAANVPPPAIRLPRGKTKTAKKEEAPAVAKPRTWNAADLPSAPVTLASTNSERIVPVAQFNGPTTDPAAAGTSAGGRGRADTEGGADFRLSRFFAAPPSRLLRPLPYGRDIVVDVEPGSREGAEERIAEAAMRLGGIFERIDRGAGEAAPSASGIVRVILPEFAATRFLEEMGRIGKIPPEGAPAATDLPAGPRPGTVAYAVHIRVR
- a CDS encoding flavodoxin family protein; translation: MELLGIVASPRKMGNCELIVKAIAEKLPPPVRLRIVRLAGKEIRPCKACYRCLSGDCPLQDDFGTVLEAIVSADALIVAAPTYLRGPNSSLQRFLDRGLQFWKHVDALDGKPALAVAVAGVRDGEGHALLGVENFLHGMGMNVKGRAVIRAALPGEALLLEEAISSGAALAEALVDPVPRPAASPSCTECGGTYFEFRGGDRVYCLLCGAGGSVRLEDGRVLLRTVPPAHSWRGDASMHGHGEWLREMRERYLRERTRLREAALRYAGGEFI